The Akkermansia muciniphila genome contains a region encoding:
- a CDS encoding histidinol-phosphatase → MYCDYHTHTPLCLHASGTPQEYVQSAVRAGLREYGISDHAPMPGEPFDDWRMKQADMPAYLDWLTEARELAAPHGLTVRTALECDWFPGIEPWIEHLRSLHGWDYLIGSVHYLGEKEEFDNPYKMDFWNRTAVEDAWGQYWERYRDMAASGLFQIMGHADLIKKFGFRPAGDLRPYYEPALEAIRESGACLELNTAGWRNKCAEQYPDAQFLNMAAEMGIPLTISSDAHKPEDVGRDFEHAAELARQAGFRHLATFHAGRMELFPLPGA, encoded by the coding sequence ATGTACTGCGATTACCATACCCATACCCCCCTGTGCCTGCACGCCTCCGGCACCCCGCAGGAATATGTGCAGTCAGCCGTGCGCGCCGGACTGCGGGAGTACGGCATTTCAGACCACGCCCCCATGCCCGGCGAGCCTTTTGACGACTGGCGCATGAAGCAGGCGGACATGCCTGCTTACCTGGACTGGCTTACGGAGGCGCGGGAGCTAGCCGCGCCGCACGGCCTGACGGTCCGCACCGCGCTGGAATGCGACTGGTTCCCCGGCATTGAGCCGTGGATAGAGCATTTGCGGAGCCTGCACGGGTGGGATTACCTGATCGGCTCCGTCCATTACCTGGGGGAGAAGGAGGAGTTTGACAATCCCTACAAGATGGATTTCTGGAACCGGACGGCCGTGGAGGACGCCTGGGGGCAGTACTGGGAACGCTACCGGGACATGGCGGCTTCCGGCCTGTTCCAAATCATGGGCCATGCGGACCTGATCAAGAAATTCGGGTTCCGTCCTGCCGGAGACCTGCGCCCTTATTATGAACCTGCGCTGGAAGCCATCCGGGAATCCGGTGCATGCCTGGAACTTAATACCGCCGGCTGGCGCAACAAGTGCGCCGAGCAGTATCCGGACGCGCAGTTCCTGAACATGGCGGCGGAGATGGGCATTCCCCTTACCATCAGTTCAGACGCCCACAAGCCGGAGGATGTGGGCCGGGATTTTGAGCATGCCGCGGAACTGGCCCGCCAGGCCGGATTCCGCCACCTGGCCACCTTTCACGCAGGCCGCATGGAGCTGTTCCCCCTGCCTGGGGCCTGA
- a CDS encoding phosphate acyltransferase has translation MSDWQGFSPLNDFTGPLLDNLKRHPKRIVFPEGEDVRVLRVSERFVAEKAGVPILLGRKEVIRRMAEMNGISLKFVRIIEPEKSSDLQMFCDRYERAEQMFGNGLPMNTREIVSEPVHFAAMMVLYGQADAIVAGNMKRVASVFRAVNKYRQDPVPTKPLFAISIVLVPEFARKFGGRGIYFLADTGVTPDPTVENMAYFAVETAKMARHMLGKSVRVAMLSASTDGSVPELAADRTRAATALARSMVQKECLNNEISVEGEIQIDAALSSDSYSVRVHRNSMLQPSDVWVFPTLDAADISKKLICMMPSVYNYGLILGGLLFPIAQLPRLTDEDRMFGTALVVGNEAIKFHLLYPQGVAPLY, from the coding sequence ATGAGTGACTGGCAAGGCTTTTCCCCGCTGAATGATTTCACAGGACCGCTCCTGGACAACCTGAAGCGTCATCCCAAGCGCATTGTTTTTCCGGAAGGGGAGGACGTGCGCGTGCTGCGCGTGTCTGAGCGCTTCGTGGCGGAAAAGGCCGGTGTGCCCATCCTGCTGGGCCGCAAGGAAGTCATCCGTAGAATGGCGGAAATGAATGGAATTTCCCTGAAATTCGTCCGCATCATTGAACCGGAAAAAAGCTCCGATCTTCAAATGTTCTGCGACCGCTATGAACGCGCGGAGCAAATGTTCGGCAACGGACTGCCCATGAACACGCGTGAAATCGTCTCCGAGCCGGTCCACTTTGCCGCCATGATGGTCCTTTACGGCCAGGCGGACGCCATTGTGGCCGGGAACATGAAAAGGGTGGCCTCCGTCTTCCGCGCCGTGAACAAATACCGGCAGGACCCCGTTCCCACCAAGCCCCTTTTTGCCATCTCCATTGTGCTGGTTCCCGAATTTGCCAGAAAATTCGGCGGCCGCGGCATCTACTTCCTGGCGGATACGGGCGTAACGCCTGACCCCACGGTGGAAAACATGGCCTACTTTGCCGTGGAAACGGCCAAAATGGCCCGGCACATGCTCGGCAAAAGCGTCCGTGTCGCCATGCTGAGCGCGTCCACGGACGGCTCCGTGCCGGAACTGGCCGCGGACCGCACCAGGGCCGCTACCGCGCTGGCCCGGAGCATGGTGCAGAAGGAATGCCTGAACAATGAAATCTCCGTGGAAGGGGAAATCCAGATTGACGCCGCCCTCTCGTCGGACTCCTACAGCGTGCGCGTGCACCGCAACTCCATGCTGCAACCCAGTGACGTGTGGGTCTTCCCGACCCTGGATGCGGCGGACATCTCCAAAAAACTGATCTGCATGATGCCCTCCGTGTACAACTACGGCCTCATTCTGGGCGGGCTGCTCTTCCCGATTGCCCAGCTTCCGCGGTTGACGGATGAAGACCGGATGTTCGGCACCGCGCTGGTAGTGGGGAATGAAGCCATCAAATTCCACCTGCTGTATCCACAGGGGGTTGCTCCCCTTTATTGA
- the tilS gene encoding tRNA lysidine(34) synthetase TilS: MMLTPDHFDSQSAELLRSGRPVLAGISGGRDSMALLSLLSGMQGCNLIACHVHHGLRPEAEEEAQFVRQYASSLGVRCVWERADVRATARAGGMSVEEAARHARQALFLKWSAAHPGALVALAHHRNDQQETALLHLCRGASGIHGMSPVSTWANGLTVVRPLLSVSREEITAYLAHHRIPWREDASNQSTEYTRNALRHEVIPRLDALFRRNTSLSFSRACRVENQIRTALSQALDSMNLTDPQGRLFLPKVNRLPAELRQCAVHDYLRRQNVPDLTENAVLRVMNILDTDGPSRTSLPGGKLAVRKEKRLLVKDAPRPINKGEQPPVDTAGGI, translated from the coding sequence ATGATGTTGACACCGGACCATTTCGATAGCCAGTCTGCGGAGCTTCTGCGTTCCGGGCGCCCCGTCCTCGCCGGCATCAGCGGCGGGCGGGATTCCATGGCTCTTCTTTCCCTCTTGTCCGGCATGCAGGGGTGCAATTTGATTGCCTGCCACGTGCACCACGGCTTGCGTCCGGAGGCGGAGGAGGAGGCGCAGTTCGTGCGCCAGTATGCTTCCTCCCTGGGAGTTCGCTGTGTGTGGGAGCGGGCGGACGTCCGCGCCACGGCCCGCGCCGGGGGCATGTCCGTTGAAGAAGCGGCCCGCCACGCACGGCAGGCACTGTTCCTGAAGTGGTCCGCAGCCCATCCGGGCGCGCTCGTAGCACTGGCCCACCACCGGAACGACCAGCAGGAGACAGCCCTCCTTCACCTGTGCCGCGGCGCTTCCGGCATTCACGGCATGTCTCCCGTTTCCACGTGGGCCAACGGGCTGACCGTCGTACGGCCTCTGCTGAGTGTTTCCCGGGAGGAGATCACCGCGTACCTGGCCCATCACCGCATTCCGTGGAGGGAGGACGCCAGCAACCAGTCCACGGAGTACACCAGGAATGCCCTGCGCCATGAGGTTATCCCCAGGCTGGATGCCCTGTTCCGGCGGAATACCAGCCTTTCCTTTTCACGCGCCTGCCGGGTGGAGAACCAAATCCGCACGGCGCTTTCCCAGGCCCTGGATTCCATGAACCTGACGGACCCGCAGGGGCGCCTGTTCCTGCCGAAGGTGAATCGGCTCCCCGCGGAGCTGAGGCAATGCGCCGTCCATGATTACCTGCGCCGCCAGAATGTTCCCGATCTGACGGAGAATGCGGTCCTCCGGGTGATGAATATCCTGGATACGGACGGCCCTTCCCGCACTTCCCTGCCCGGTGGCAAGCTGGCCGTGCGCAAGGAGAAACGCCTGCTGGTGAAGGACGCGCCGCGCCCCATCAATAAAGGGGAGCAACCCCCTGTGGATACAGCAGGTGGAATTTGA
- a CDS encoding type B 50S ribosomal protein L31, producing the protein MKKDIHPQYNPVVFVDITTGRRFITHSTVRSPKTEVIDGVEHFVVSCGITSDSHPFFTGKNQFVDTEGRIDKFQKRFGSVRRSGGKPKLNK; encoded by the coding sequence ATGAAGAAAGATATTCATCCCCAGTACAATCCGGTGGTCTTCGTTGACATTACCACCGGACGCCGCTTCATCACCCATTCCACGGTTCGTTCCCCCAAGACGGAAGTTATTGACGGGGTTGAACATTTCGTGGTTTCCTGCGGTATCACCTCCGATTCCCACCCGTTCTTCACCGGCAAGAACCAGTTTGTGGACACCGAAGGCCGCATTGACAAGTTCCAGAAGCGCTTCGGCTCCGTCCGGCGCAGCGGCGGCAAGCCCAAGCTCAACAAGTAA